In a single window of the Ooceraea biroi isolate clonal line C1 chromosome 8, Obir_v5.4, whole genome shotgun sequence genome:
- the LOC105287871 gene encoding E3 SUMO-protein ligase PIAS3 isoform X2 has protein sequence MVLSFRVSELQMLLGFAGRNKSGRKNELQARALELLRLRSHPAIRLKIRELYKTIQADQMAAHQMYGQTGSSAEPQIDQNMHNRNYYSTRQAISQQQQQQASVSVGKELTPAHQASLPQTPRTNPVYQSTPYANVASQRTTNTGYNPFSYPAKVLPTPLQIQPTSQYPIHPDVRLKKLPFFDLLGELLKPSSLMPQGSMRLQENTFMFHLTPQQATDIASSRDCRTGSKMDYSVQVQMRFCLQETSCEQEDYFPPNIAVKVNGKLCPLPNPIPTNKPSVEPKRPPRPINISPLVKLSPTVGNEIRVTWSADYGRRYAIAVYLVRKLTSAELLSRLKNRGARHSDYTRGLIKEKLNEDADSEIATTSLRVSLACPLGKMRMATPCRASTCSHLQCFDASLFLQMNERKPTWNCPVCDKPALYDTLVIDGYFQEVLNSNKLLPDVNEIQLLQDGSWENLVLKKEKDKDKEKSEAKATVDSRDNKIDVDTVDLDESNPATMTPKEKKRAVVIDLISDSDDDDDDNTPTQSTKKLAGVSSPKKSQPSSISSTSESPDLMIIDLE, from the exons ATGGTATTAAGTTTTCGAGTATCTGAGCTTCAGATGCTCCTTGGTTTCGCTGGTAGAAATAAGTCTGGTAGGAAGAACGAGTTGCAAGCACGTGCTCTGGAGTTATTGCGCTTGAGATCACACCCAGCtattcgattaaaaatacGTGAACTGTATAAGACGATACA AGCTGATCAGATGGCAGCACATCAAATGTATGGACAAACTGGTAGTTCTGCCGAACCACAAATTGACCAAAATATGCAcaacagaaattattattcaacaaG GCAAGCAATTAGccaacaacagcaacagcaagcATCAGTTTCTGTAGGCAAGGAATTAACTCCAGCACATCAAGCATCCTTACCTCAGACACCTAGGACCAATCCAGTATATCAGTCAACTCCTTACGCTAACGTAGCTTCACAA CGTACAACGAATACAGGATATAATCCATTTTCATATCCAGCCAAAGTTTTACCAACGCCACTACAAATACAACCTACGAGCCAATATCCGATTCATCCGGATGTTAGACTGAAAAAGCTTCCGTTTTTCGATTTATTAGGTGAATTATTGAAGCCTTCTAGTTTAATGCCCCAAGGGTCAATGAGATTGCAAGAGAACACGTTTATGTTTCATCTAACTCCGCAACAGGCGACAGACATTGCTAGCTCGCGCGACTGCCGAACTGGCAGTAAAATGGATTATAGTGTACAG GTACAAATGCGCTTCTGTTTACAAGAGACGTCGTGCGAGCAGGAAGATTATTTTCCTCCAAATATTGCAGTCAAAGTTAATGGAAAACTGTGTCCCTTACCG AATCCTATACCGACCAATAAACCGAGCGTAGAACCTAAAAGACCACCACGGCCGATCAATATCAGCCCTTTGGTGAAGTTGTCGCCCACGGTCGGAAATGAAATTCGCGTCACATGGTCGGCCGACTATGGCAGGCGATATGCAATCGCAGTGTATCTCGTTAGAAAGTTAACTAGCGCGGAATTACTTAGTAGATTAAAAAACAGAGGTGCTAGACACTCTGACTATACCAGAGGGTTAA TTAAGGAAAAATTGAACGAGGACGCAGATAGTGAGATAGCTACCACGTCGTTGAGAGTGTCGCTGGCTTGTCCACTGGGAAAGATGAGGATGGCGACGCCGTGTCGGGCATCGACGTGCTCCCACTTGCAGTGCTTCGACGCGTCCTTGTTCCTTCAGATGAACGAAAGGAAGCCAACGTGGAATTGCCCGGTCTGCGACAAGCCGGCGCTCTACGATACTCTCGTGATCGATGGATACTTCCAGGAAGTTCTCAACTCGAATAAATTACTGCCAGACGTGAATGAGATTCAGTTGCTGCAAGATGGCTCCTGGGAGAATCTAGTTctgaagaaggaaaaggacAAGGATAAGGAGAAGAGCGAAGCGAAGGCCACTGTCGATTCGCgggataataaaattgatgtgGATACAGTAGATTTAG ATGAAAGTAATCCCGCTACTATGACaccgaaagaaaagaaacgagcTGTTGTAATCGATTTAATATCAGAcagcgatgacgacgacgacgacaacacaCCTACTCAAAGTACAAAGAAATTAGCTGGAGTCTCATCGCCAAAGAAGTCGCAGCCTAGTTCCATTAGTAGTACAAGCGAATCGCCTGATTTGATGATAATCGATTtagaataa
- the LOC105287871 gene encoding E3 SUMO-protein ligase PIAS2 isoform X1, with translation MADNEELENMVLSFRVSELQMLLGFAGRNKSGRKNELQARALELLRLRSHPAIRLKIRELYKTIQADQMAAHQMYGQTGSSAEPQIDQNMHNRNYYSTRQAISQQQQQQASVSVGKELTPAHQASLPQTPRTNPVYQSTPYANVASQRTTNTGYNPFSYPAKVLPTPLQIQPTSQYPIHPDVRLKKLPFFDLLGELLKPSSLMPQGSMRLQENTFMFHLTPQQATDIASSRDCRTGSKMDYSVQVQMRFCLQETSCEQEDYFPPNIAVKVNGKLCPLPNPIPTNKPSVEPKRPPRPINISPLVKLSPTVGNEIRVTWSADYGRRYAIAVYLVRKLTSAELLSRLKNRGARHSDYTRGLIKEKLNEDADSEIATTSLRVSLACPLGKMRMATPCRASTCSHLQCFDASLFLQMNERKPTWNCPVCDKPALYDTLVIDGYFQEVLNSNKLLPDVNEIQLLQDGSWENLVLKKEKDKDKEKSEAKATVDSRDNKIDVDTVDLDESNPATMTPKEKKRAVVIDLISDSDDDDDDNTPTQSTKKLAGVSSPKKSQPSSISSTSESPDLMIIDLE, from the exons ATGGCGGATAACGAGGAGCTGGAG aatATGGTATTAAGTTTTCGAGTATCTGAGCTTCAGATGCTCCTTGGTTTCGCTGGTAGAAATAAGTCTGGTAGGAAGAACGAGTTGCAAGCACGTGCTCTGGAGTTATTGCGCTTGAGATCACACCCAGCtattcgattaaaaatacGTGAACTGTATAAGACGATACA AGCTGATCAGATGGCAGCACATCAAATGTATGGACAAACTGGTAGTTCTGCCGAACCACAAATTGACCAAAATATGCAcaacagaaattattattcaacaaG GCAAGCAATTAGccaacaacagcaacagcaagcATCAGTTTCTGTAGGCAAGGAATTAACTCCAGCACATCAAGCATCCTTACCTCAGACACCTAGGACCAATCCAGTATATCAGTCAACTCCTTACGCTAACGTAGCTTCACAA CGTACAACGAATACAGGATATAATCCATTTTCATATCCAGCCAAAGTTTTACCAACGCCACTACAAATACAACCTACGAGCCAATATCCGATTCATCCGGATGTTAGACTGAAAAAGCTTCCGTTTTTCGATTTATTAGGTGAATTATTGAAGCCTTCTAGTTTAATGCCCCAAGGGTCAATGAGATTGCAAGAGAACACGTTTATGTTTCATCTAACTCCGCAACAGGCGACAGACATTGCTAGCTCGCGCGACTGCCGAACTGGCAGTAAAATGGATTATAGTGTACAG GTACAAATGCGCTTCTGTTTACAAGAGACGTCGTGCGAGCAGGAAGATTATTTTCCTCCAAATATTGCAGTCAAAGTTAATGGAAAACTGTGTCCCTTACCG AATCCTATACCGACCAATAAACCGAGCGTAGAACCTAAAAGACCACCACGGCCGATCAATATCAGCCCTTTGGTGAAGTTGTCGCCCACGGTCGGAAATGAAATTCGCGTCACATGGTCGGCCGACTATGGCAGGCGATATGCAATCGCAGTGTATCTCGTTAGAAAGTTAACTAGCGCGGAATTACTTAGTAGATTAAAAAACAGAGGTGCTAGACACTCTGACTATACCAGAGGGTTAA TTAAGGAAAAATTGAACGAGGACGCAGATAGTGAGATAGCTACCACGTCGTTGAGAGTGTCGCTGGCTTGTCCACTGGGAAAGATGAGGATGGCGACGCCGTGTCGGGCATCGACGTGCTCCCACTTGCAGTGCTTCGACGCGTCCTTGTTCCTTCAGATGAACGAAAGGAAGCCAACGTGGAATTGCCCGGTCTGCGACAAGCCGGCGCTCTACGATACTCTCGTGATCGATGGATACTTCCAGGAAGTTCTCAACTCGAATAAATTACTGCCAGACGTGAATGAGATTCAGTTGCTGCAAGATGGCTCCTGGGAGAATCTAGTTctgaagaaggaaaaggacAAGGATAAGGAGAAGAGCGAAGCGAAGGCCACTGTCGATTCGCgggataataaaattgatgtgGATACAGTAGATTTAG ATGAAAGTAATCCCGCTACTATGACaccgaaagaaaagaaacgagcTGTTGTAATCGATTTAATATCAGAcagcgatgacgacgacgacgacaacacaCCTACTCAAAGTACAAAGAAATTAGCTGGAGTCTCATCGCCAAAGAAGTCGCAGCCTAGTTCCATTAGTAGTACAAGCGAATCGCCTGATTTGATGATAATCGATTtagaataa
- the LOC105287872 gene encoding acetylcholine receptor subunit beta-like 2 encodes MRIPVLTILLNVFSFTYGSKVYEANPDTKRLYDDLLSNYNRLIRPVINNTETLTVWLGLKLSQLIEMNLKNQVMTTNVWVEQKWFDYKLQWDPQEYGGVEMLYVPSENIWLPDIVLYNNADGNYEVTLMTKATLKYTGEVSWKPPAIYKSSCEINVEYFPFDEQSCIMKFGSWTYNGAQVDLKHMKQEPGSNLVAIGIDLTDFYLSVEWDILEVPAARNEEYYPCCEEPYSDITFNITMRRKTLFYTVNLIIPCVGITFLTVLVFYLPSDSGEKVSLCSSILLSLTVFFLLLAEIIPPTSLAIPLLGKYLLFTMILVTLSIWITVCVLNVHFRSPSTHNMSPWVRQVFLNWMPRVLMMRRTPYSTPEYDDTYMNSAYINEIDYSVSGYPLELKGSPDAFESVTSTYKSIRDDDARHIPHASVTDSENTIPRLSPDVISALKGVRFIAQHIKDADKDNEVIEDWKFVAMVLDRFFLWVFTFACIGGTLGIIFQAPSLYDTRVPVDQRLSGISLRNYMYPPPNGTFDEE; translated from the exons ATGCGGATACCGGTGCTCACGATATTGCTCAATGTCTTCAGCTTCACTTACG GGAGTAAAGTGTACGAGGCGAATCCTGACACAAAGAGACTGTACGATGATCTCCTCTCTAATTATAACAGATTGATACGTccagttattaataatacagaaACCTTAACGGTTTGGTTGGGACTAAAGCTGTCACAATTAATAGAGATG AATCTGAAGAATCAAGTGATGACAACAAATGTCTGGGTAGAACAG AAATGGTTCGACTACAAATTACAATGGGATCCACAGGAGTATGGTGGTGTAGAAATGTTATACGTGCCTTCCGAAAACATATGGCTTCCGGATATTGTGCTATACAACAA CGCTGACGGAAATTACGAAGTAACATTGATGACAAAAGCCACTTTGAAATATACTGGTGAAGTGTCCTGGAAACCGCCAGCTATTTACAAGTCATCCTGTGAGATCAATGTGGAGTATTTCCCGTTCGACGAGCAATCATGCATTATGAAATTCGGCTCATGGACGTACAACGGTGCTcag GTAGATTTGAAGCATATGAAACAAGAGCCCGGCAGCAACCTCGTTGCGATCGGCATAGATCTcactgatttttatttatcagtgGAATGGGACATTCTGGAAGTACCAGCAGCACGTAACGAAGAATATTATCCATGCTGCGAGGAACCTTACTCag atataacatttaatattacaatgaGAAGAAAAACTCTGTTTTATACTGTCAATCTTATCATTCCTTGTGTTGGCATCACGTTTTTAACGGTATTAGTTTTCTACTTGCCCAGCGATTCCGGTGAAAAG GTATCATTATGTTCCTCCATTCTCCTCTCGTTGACGGTGTTCTTCTTGCTGTTAGCCGAAATTATTCCACCGACATCATTGGCTATACCTTTGCtaggaaaatatttgttgtTCACCATGATTTTAGTTACTCTGTCCATTTGGATCACCGTCTGCGTCTTAAATGTACACTTTCG ATCACCTTCCACTCATAATATGTCACCGTGGGTAAGACAAGTGTTTCTCAATTGGATGCCGAGAGTATTAATGATGCGTCGCACTCCATATTCTACCCCGGAATACGATGATACTTATATGAATAGTGCATACATCAACGAAATAGATTACAG TGTAAGTGGTTACCCTTTGGAGCTAAAAGGCAGCCCAGATGCATTCGAAAGCGTCACTTCTACGTACAAAAGTATTAGAGATGACGATGCGCGACACATACCGCATGCATCAg TTACTGACAGCGAAAATACGATACCAAGACTATCTCCAGATGTGATATCAGCTCTCAAAGGGGTACGTTTCATTGCTCAACATATAAAGGATGCCGATAAGGATAATGAG GTCATAGAAGATTGGAAATTCGTAGCTATGGTATTGGACAGATTTTTTCTTTGGGTATTTACATTCGCGTGTATCGGCGGTACGCTGGGTATAATATTTCAAGCGCCCAGTCTGTATGATACGCGAGTACCTGTGGACCAACGACTCTCCGGTATATCATTGCGCAATTACATGTATCCTCCCCCGAACGGAACTTTTGATGAGGAGTAA